The Kogia breviceps isolate mKogBre1 chromosome 8, mKogBre1 haplotype 1, whole genome shotgun sequence DNA window tcgatccctggtcagggaactaagatcccaaaggtcatgtggcgtggccaaaaaataataacgAAGTTAATAAGAACCACACAAATGCACAGTTTCCCATCAGCTTTTTCATTTCCCACTCTTATATGTAAGTCCTAAACCAAatattaacagatacacaaagTTCAAAAGAAAACCTCTAACATAAAGGatgcttataaaaataaactggaaaagcACAACTTGAGGGTACAAAGGCtactcaaggaaaaagaaaacaagagatacaacaagaaaaaacaaggaaaaaaatatattcataccACAGTATCCTACAAAAGAAAttttcagagaacaaaaagagctTAGAATTAAGAAgatgacaggaaaaagaaaactttaatagAAGAGTATGATGATAAAGCAGAGCAAAAACACACAGAGATGAAATGTGGAAGAGTAaacataaaaaattagaaaatcataCCAGGAGATCCAATACCTAATTAAAGGGGTTCTAGAAAgagaagtgagatttttttttttttaatgaggaagaAAATTATCAATACCATCAACcaaataattcagaaaatttCCCATTGTTTCCAGATTGAAAATGTCCACCAACTGCCCAGTTTCATGAATGAAAACAGATTctcacaaaggatcatgaaatttcagaataTCCATATTAAGGCTATATTGTACAActcagagaatatagccaatgttttacaataactataaatggagtataacctttaaaaattgtgaatcactatactgtacacctctAACTATATAGTATTGTAGAGCAAAGAAAAAGCTTTGGGGTTAAGAAACGGCAAGTTACATAAAAGGATAAAGAATTAGAAAGGCATAGCATCACAGTTCTTAACAGTAATACAgtcatggttggttgaatccacagatgtaaAACCCGTGGATACGAAGGGTTCACTGTGTTCATTATACTGcaccattttatgtaagggacttgaacatctaCAGATTTGGTATCTGTAGGGACTCCTGAAACCAATCCCCTGctgatactgagggatgactataCTAGAAACCCAAAGACAGTGGGGCAATGCCATCAACCTTTTGAGGGAAAATTATTTCCTACTTAAGAGTTCTATTTCTAGCCAAAATATCTTTCATGgtctaaaaaaaattctcttctatGGACCTTCTCAGGAAGCTCCTGCAGGAAGCTCCATGGAAAAAAGGCAGTAATCCAAGACAGGGCATTCTAGAAAACAGGAATCCAGTAACAAAGGCAAAAGGGAGTCTCTACAATGAGGATGGAAGGAGAGTGTAAGTCAATGGCTGTGTAGAGGGCCTAGTGATCAGCTCATCTAGATCAGAGCATGGCAGCAGGCTCTGGGAGAGACTTCTTCAAGCAAATGAAACAGATTAAACTATCTAATATACATAAACTATTGAGAGATTTGCTAGGGAGAGTTTGGGTATAaattgatgagaaaaaaaaaccctaagcacatgaaaagaaaaccaGGACAAttaattagagggaaaaaagtgTGCAGGAACAGAATAATAATCCTATTAACAGGGCTCAGTCATTGACAGCTTTATACATTCCTGATAGTATAAACACTGAGTACTCATCTAACCAAAATTACAAGTGACTATGCTCAGAGAGTAAAGAGCAGTAAGTATATATTTGATGCATTGAAGATGAAGGTAGCGAGTGTGTGAAAGAAAGCTGAGGACTCTCATCTCCCAAAGTGTTAAGTCAAAGGATAATATCAATAGATAATGcctaaaattgaaaaatcaagaaGTAGCAATATAAGCATATACTTAAAcgtgtatatacataaatatatatcctTCCGGACTTTCTTTTGTgcacatatattaaaattttaaaatgtacaaccaCTGCAATTGTTTTAAAGTTCCTTTAAATACATCTAGGAACCAAAGAGACACCCTGAAAATTACTGTCTTTCATTCTCCCCAAGAGCTTTCCAGTTTTTTAAGATTAGAGTGCAGGGGGGGTGAAGGGATATTTacttgtttcatattttatatattttaagaaaaaatagatttaaatggagaaaaaaggaaataaaaatgtcctTAAAAATCTCTAATGTTCTAGTCTCCTAATGAGATATAAATACTCTCTTTTCTGTCAGGCTTGCAATATGAAAATCACAAGCATCACAATCTTGTTTTGGCTGCTCTCCATGCTATTGTTATCAGACGAAAGCCAGACGTCTAAAATTGTAAGTTTTTATAATCAAGctagtgaaaatattttcaaaggttcACTCTGTGTAGATTTAGTAAAATACTGAaggcaataaaaaaaagaagaaaaaaatcaagctatCAAAATAAACTCTTTAGTTAGCTGTGTATATTCAAAACATGTGATCTCTGAGCCAGATTCTAATTTGACAAAAGcagtcttcattttttaaaaaactgagttctTTAAAAGCTGACTAAAGGAGAAATACGTAAAATTTCACTACAAAACTGGAGATTAGTTAAGACAtaaaaaacacactttaaaatgtaggaaacattttaaaaaaccacatatTTATGAGGGAAATTGCTGttgttacattattattattattgggggACATTTCAACTGCAAAAACAGTCAAAACAAGAACTATTTCTTTGGATTTATATCCACATAAGGAAAGCACTTCTTCCTGTTGCCTGACTCTTTAAATTCAACACATGGCTCAATTTCTGTTacaagatattttcttttaaaacaccaAATTTTGAGCTGTTAACCCTATAGAGGTATATATTGAATATTGTTTCTTAATTATTTAATAGTCCTAGATGTAGTGCTGGtagctctgatttttaaaaattacatttttacattATATTCTCATTATAAATGTCAATCTTGCACACTGAAATACTAAATGAGTTAACAGAATTATTATTTACCATTTATTACCACATATATAAATGGCAATAtaccaatattttctttctgtaatgaTTATTTAACAACAGTTGAAAGATACTTGTATGACGAACTAGGATCTCCTTCCTCAATTATATATATCAGAATTCCTTAATCTTCAACATTCCATCCCAATTATAAAAAAGtatttgctttatctttttcttattttaacatcAAACGATTAGATagcagatttttttctaaaagttatttCCTTCTAATGTCTAATTGCCTGCATatgaaaatttgggaaattctgctagcatttttccttattaatgcatttctaattttctttttaggaaGTCAAATGTAATTTCACTGCAAAGAATTATGCTTTGATTCcggcaaatatcaataaaaacgTTACTATACTTGACCTCAGTTATAACCAAATTACTCTGAATGCTACAGATACAAGAGTTCTACAGACATATTTTTTACTCACCGAGCTCTATTTGATTGAGAACAATGTCATTATCCTACATAATAATAGTTTTGGTAACCTCTCCAAtctagaaattttaaatatctgtagAAACTCCATCCACATAATTCAAGAGGGTGCCTTTACAGGCTTAGATAAACTAAAACAGTTATATCTCTGCCAAAACAAAATAGTTCAATTGAATCCTGATATATTTGTGCCTCTAAAAAACCTGATACTATTGAATCTGCAAGGCAATTTGATAAGTTATCTTGATGTACCACAACTGTTTCATCTGGAATTCATAATTTTATACGGAAATCCGTGGAACTGCTCTTGTAGTCTACTGAATTTGCAAAACTGGTTGAACACACCGAATGTGACACTAGGTAAGCAATCATAATTTAAATTAGTCAAAACCAAAATGTGATTGATTTTGGACTGTTCTACCCCAGAAAAGTCTCTTGTTTCATGtcgaaaagaaaaggaaactattcCTGTTTAAGGGAAACAAGAAGAAACACTGAAAAGCAATTGCTGAATACAAGCCCTCCCTCTGcctctccagaaaaaaagaaaaagaacaaaagaaacttaaatgttctatatatatgaGATGAAACTGTCACTTTGTACACTAAGTTTGCAGTTTCAATATAtaagactaatttttaaaagcacttccTTTTCTTAGGATATCTTGTCAGAGAGTAGGTGAAAACAGGTGCCCTACTTTCTAAACTACATGCCATGTTCCAGATGTTCACCATAATCTAAATCATAACATTTTTACTTTACTAACACAAACTAAACAATAAACAGATACTACACTTAAGCTACATTTATAACGTAATAAACAGAAATGGGCATTTCCCTCCTTGTGTTGCTAGGTAAATACAacagtttcttttttataatatctttaatgacAACTGATAAATATGTCAAAAAATTCtagataaaaaattataaaatgttgttaaccataataatttattaaccataataatattattttccataataaatcTTATTCTTTCTAATTTACTAGAAAATGAGAACATCACCATGTGCAGCTATCCGGATATACTGAAGTGCTACAATATCAAAACAGTACCTTACAAGGCTGAATGCTACTCAAAATTTCCTTCATCTATAACTGAAGATCTCTACATTCATTTTCAGTCCATTGGCAATTCAACATTTAATAGTTTTTTGAACAACTTAACAAGAAATTCAGGTAATGTACTGGTTTTGAATAATAGTATTGCTGAGGATAGCATACCAAATAAATTGAGATAgttctcattattttttcatattttaaatttctagaaacaatgTAAAAGAACAATTCCTCCACCCAAGAAAAGATTGACAAAACACTGGGTTTCTAAAGTAGGCTCTGCTAGTTATCAGTCAAATGCTGTTATGCAAATTATTGatgtttaacttctctgagccttggtaaTAACTAGTTAAGTCACAATTCTTAACAGGTATAAATCAATAATGTTcctaggtaaatggataaataatatcTGCAAAGACAGGtagatattttgaaaaaaggTAGTCTTTCACCACATtatgaaatatctttatttttggcAGTTTTAGTAACTTTTGCTTAAAGAAGATTATGTACATTTATTTCTAATACCAATACTGGGGAGTTATTAGGACATATAATTacgattattttatttttgtcaatttaaCAAAACTACCCCCACCCTCTCTTTCTCGGTATTCCATTTAAGAACGTGAATCTCAAGGAAAAAGCTGGGCTTTTCTTGTCAGTGTTGTAGTCACTGTACTGATGACTTCACTCCTCATTTCAATTGCTATCAAATGTCCAGTATGGTATAATTTTCTGCTTAGTTACAATCATCATCGCCTGGAAGAGCATGAAGCAGAAACCTATGAAGATAGTTTTACCGGAAATCCAAGTCCTCCTCCACAGATACCAGACACAAGCTCCGAAGAAACTACAGTAATATTTGAACAACTACATCAATTTGTGGTAGATGATGATGGGTTTATTGAAGACAAATACATAGATACTCATGAATTACgtgaagaaaattaatttctttcaatgtttgattctttaaaaaatgttaacagctCACTCACAGTTTAGACATGGAGATTTTGATACATGACATACTGAACTATATCTAGTAGACCATATTAATTGCAACACATAAATATCATAAAATTATGCTCTTCTCATTGGCATTGTACAAGTAGGTCCAAATACAGTAACTGCCACTCCTTGTTAGCTAACAGTATTACTATTCTCAGCAGTTTTCAGGGGACCATACATAACAGTAGGAAAACGCCTAAGGTAAAttattcattaattaaaatgaacagATTTTCATATTAGTCAGATATGTGATGTAATAcatattaaagttttactgattggaatcagtaaagaaataaagattttggaATTTTATCACAAGTCAAGGTGAAGAACAGAGATAGTTTAAACTGACAACACACTAAGGTTGATTTTATGCCCATAGAATGAATTCATGTAAttggaaaatgctttttaaattttttaaaatgtttcctgaatTGGCACAacaaatttctgaaaatttagtAGCGATTTTAAAGCACAGGTACAATGTCCAGGCACAATCTCTTGATTTTCGTTACAAAGAAAGACTGTCATCAAAATGCATGACTGTCACAACTGAATAATATGGTGGCTTCCAAAGTGGGAATCATCTAtgaatcttgtttttaaaaatacctatttcTGCCTCTCTTTAGAAGATTTTTATTCAAATGATTCTGTGCTGTGGCTGAGGAATCTTCAGTTGGTCCGTGGTCAGTTCTTTGGGATGCTGTAGATAGAACAATGTTTCCCAAATTGTCCTTTGGAACATTAATTTCCAGAGAGACATTCAGAAGTATTTACAGGGtgggggattaaaaggtacatgGTCAAACTACTACAGAATTACTAGGAAATACTGGGTTTAAACAAAGTCAAACAAGTTTCTTTACTATAGGACTTACCCAAGGCTTTACTAAACTAAACTGCTCTCTGCTCTTCAAGAGCAAAATATTAAGAATTTGCCAAACTTCCTTGACAACAAAAACTTTTCTTTGATGTATGGCTACTAATCGCTCATAGGACAATAATGGTCCAAAGAACACTGGCCTTGAGACTATTATAGGAAGAGTCTAAAGTGAATTATTTGCCAATTCCTTATAATCAATCGGCTACAATCATAATTTTAACAACTTAATGCAAATAGTGGCATTAAAAACTGTAACAAAATCTATCATTTTTACCTTCCATATGTGGGGAaatttaatatacagtatttataTCTTTTAGAGAAAGGAATATCtctaaaacactgaaaatatatttatggatTAAATAATATggggttttaaattttcttcatcaTTATACAGGGAAGGGAACAGTGTCTAGTGGTGTGGATGGAGCAGGGCTGGATAAAAGCGGATGGAGATGGGTGCATAGGAgtataatacactacttaatttTGGGGTATGTTCAAATTTCTCTATAACATAAGGTTTTAAACACATGTACATACCTGATAATTtcttagaaaaaagaaactaaaaataatgtAGATGTACGTTATATCCTAAAAATAGTCATTTTTAAGGTTATATCAATAGTAAATTCAGTTCAAATGTCtactgaggaaaataaaaactgttttggATGATGTACCCTGTGAAATAAAAGAACTGACTCATTTGTAATGCGTATTTGTATTTATAGGAACACGTTTTcaataaaagatataaatgttTTACGTGTAATATTTCCTAGCAGATAATGTAAATTATACGTTATGGTTTTAAATCTCAATTATAAGACtgagataactttaaaaatataaggcaTCTTTTTCTAAATAACCTATCATTTTACCAAAATATCATTTCTTAATTTGAGGCAAATATTCATATTTGAGAAAtgtagtaaaatgaaataaattatgaatGAGCAAAAACTACCTTTCATCTCTTACATTCAAAAGCCTCTTATAATTAAATATTGGGTATTCAATAGATATCTgactaaacaaagaaaaataaatttttaaaaatttctttacatatttaaaattataattacatatatttttaaaggataaatgaTTTTAGCTAACACCAAACTAGAGAAGTGTAGACATTAGAATTGGAAGAGAATCAGTAGTTCAAGCAGGCACATGAAACTGAATTAAAGCCACAGGCGTCACAGTAACATATTGAGGCTATATACTATAaccaatttattaaaaataggtGTTCCATAATAAACTAGATGGTCTCATACCACAGTAAATGGTGGTACtaaaagagaagagaataaaaacaagatttttatACCTGCTTTCTCAAGGTATGACATTTCCTGCTCCCTTTTAATGTAGAGTCAAGGTAAAGTCTTGTGTTATTAAGATGTTGGCTATCTGATTAACACATGAAATAAATCTATCCTCCtgtgatatataaaaattaactttataaaaataacttattattaatttaaatttcctcttAAAGGGTCAGGAGAACCTATTTCACTCAGCCTTAGTTACAGACTACAGATATTAAGTTTTGAAACTGCTGACATTTTCAGGACAAAGTACCttattttaagaacattttcCTTAATCAAATGAACCAAATAGACATAAAAACCTATGAAATTCTTAAATTTATAATCTGGGAGTTATCTTTTTGgataaaatatctacaaaacatgtacatataatatttataaatctgACCTGGGTATCATATAACTTTGCAgataaatgatgaaataaatgagGACCTAAATGTGCTAAACTATATAAGGTCCTCAACAGGTTATAGcttattatttcttattctttaggTACCTAGGAaagtattttatatgtagtaaatgataaatatttgctaaatggtCGAAaaccagaacaacaacaacaaaaaggaagtTTTCAAGTAAGTGCTTGGTCACCATGAATAAGGAATTTTCTTTGTAAAAGGGAAGAGACTTCcagtatatttgtaatttttaagatAGCACttcacggacttccctggtggtccagtggttaagactctgtgctacCAATGTAGGgtgcctgagttcaatccctggttagggaactggatcctgcacactgcaactaatacccagtgtagccaaaaaaaaaaaaaaaaaagatagaacttTATAGTAGCATCAAATGATAGATGGGGAAAATGAGATTCCTATGTTTTACATCAATAGAAAATTACATTTATCTTTCAAATAGTTCATCCTTATATTTAACATCCTAttcttcatcaaatatttactgtaCATGCAGAGGTAATATGACAGTATGTTTGATGTTACATAGTTTTGGTTAATTATTATCCTTGCTCTCAAGGAAATTAATATTGATAAGTTTATGGAACAAAATCTGCGCAGTATTAGTATGTACAAAATAGCTCATCTTCTGTTTGCACTGCTTTAGATAGTAATTAAGGTCAAAAAGTCAATAAAGAATAATTATGTTAACTAATGCTGTtgtctgaatatttgtgtccctctaaaattcgtatgttgaaatcctaaccaccAAAGGTAATGGTATTAGCAggttggggcctttgggaggtgattaggtcatgaggctggagtcctcatgaatg harbors:
- the LRRC19 gene encoding leucine-rich repeat-containing protein 19; this encodes MKITSITILFWLLSMLLLSDESQTSKIEVKCNFTAKNYALIPANINKNVTILDLSYNQITLNATDTRVLQTYFLLTELYLIENNVIILHNNSFGNLSNLEILNICRNSIHIIQEGAFTGLDKLKQLYLCQNKIVQLNPDIFVPLKNLILLNLQGNLISYLDVPQLFHLEFIILYGNPWNCSCSLLNLQNWLNTPNVTLENENITMCSYPDILKCYNIKTVPYKAECYSKFPSSITEDLYIHFQSIGNSTFNSFLNNLTRNSERESQGKSWAFLVSVVVTVLMTSLLISIAIKCPVWYNFLLSYNHHRLEEHEAETYEDSFTGNPSPPPQIPDTSSEETTVIFEQLHQFVVDDDGFIEDKYIDTHELREEN